Proteins encoded in a region of the Melospiza georgiana isolate bMelGeo1 chromosome 2, bMelGeo1.pri, whole genome shotgun sequence genome:
- the LOC131096891 gene encoding C-type lectin domain family 4 member E-like yields the protein MMNDQGRVSTGSAVVPFCHSSDQPSALQQQFSEWECGSAVPQGTDRGWMCCPKGWRRFQGSCYFLSTDIMNCAESAENCTGMGSQLVVITSSAEQEFLIEQGTQPSKEINFYIGLFEDDVGQWQWVDKTPYNGTAAFWRKGEPSPGHAENCTVMHLPEGTHNNWNDVRPYERHHRICEAAAVTV from the exons ATGATGAATGACCAAGGGAGAGTCAGTACTGGAAGTGCAG TGGTTCCCTTCTGCCACAGCAGTgaccagccctcagccctgcagcagcagttctCGGAGTGGGAGTGCGGCTCAGCGGTGCCACAAGGCACAG ACCGAGGCTGGATGTGCTGCCCAAAGGGCTGGAGAAGGTTTCAAGGAAGCTGCTATTTCCTGTCCACTGACATCATGAACTGTGCTGAGAGTGCAGAGAACTGCACTGGGATGGGCTCCCAGCTGGTGGTGATcaccagcagtgcagagcag GAATTTCTCATTGAGCAGGGAACTCAGCcttcaaaagaaattaatttttacattGGTCTGTTTGAGGATGATGTGGGCCAGTGGCAGTGGGTGGACAAGACTCCCTACAATGGGACAGCAGC gttctggagaaaaggagaaccAAGTCCAGGCCATGCTGAGAACTGCACAGTAATGCATTTGCCTGAAGGGACCCACAACAACTGGAATGATGTCAGACCATATGAAAGGCATCATCGAATttgtgaagctgcagcagtAACAGTGTGA
- the LOC131096892 gene encoding C-type lectin domain family 4 member D-like: EERGCSWLNICVFLIFALAIKAAIGTLCLLFVLHPGFRSCSLVPFCHSSDQPSALQQQFSEWECGSAVPQGTDRGWMCCPKGWRRFQGSCYFLSTDMMSWDESARNCTGMGSQLVVITSSAEQDFLSEQISQSKEPKPVNFYIGLFAEQEGQWQWVDKTPYNETAAFWRKGEPNYLDGENCTVIHVSTETPNNWNDVISHLECHRICEAAAVTV; this comes from the exons gaagagagaggctgctcctggctgaaCATCTGTGTCTTCCTTATTTTTGCCCTTGCAATCAAAGCTGCCATTGGGACCTTGTGCCTCTTGTTTGTGCTGCACCCTggtttcaggagctgcagct TGGTTCCCTTCTGCCACAGCAGTgaccagccctcagccctgcagcagcagttctCGGAGTGGGAGTGCGGCTCAGCGGTGCCACAAGGCACAG ACCGAGGCTGGATGTGCTGCCCAAAGGGCTGGAGAAGGTTTCAAGGAAGCTGCTATTTCCTGTCCACTGACATGATGTCATGGGATGAGAGTGCACGGAACTGCACTGGGATGGGCTCCCAGCTGGTGGTGATcaccagcagtgcagagcag GATTTTCTCTCTGAGCAGATAAGTCAATCTAAAGAACCTAAACCAGTCAATTTCTACATTGGACTgtttgcagagcaggagggccAGTGGCAGTGGGTGGACAAGACTCCCTACAATGAGACAGCAGC gttctggagaaaaggagaaccAAATTATTTAGATGGTGAAAATTGCACCGTAATTCATGTGTCTACAGAAACTCCCAACAACTGGAATGACGTCATATCACATTTGGAGTGTCATCGAATttgtgaagctgcagcagtAACTGTGTGA
- the LOC131096893 gene encoding C-type lectin domain family 4 member E-like, whose protein sequence is MMNGQERVTPGSAVVPFCHSSDQPSALQQQFSEWECDSAVPQGTDRGWMCCPKGWRRFQGSCYFLSTDMMSWDESAENCTGMGSQLVVITSKAEQEFLSEQIRQSKEPKRDNSYIGLFAMQGGQWQWVDKTPYNVTAAFWPKGEPSEGYDENCVIIYRDTELPNNWNSVRCLNYHRICEAAAVTV, encoded by the exons ATGATGAATGGCCAAGAGAGAGTCACTCCTGGAAGTGCAG TGGTTCCCTTCTGCCACAGCAGTgaccagccctcagccctgcagcagcagttctCGGAGTGGGAGTGCGACTCAGCGGTGCCACAAGGCACAG ACCGAGGCTGGATGTGCTGCCCAAAGGGCTGGAGAAGGTTTCAAGGAAGCTGCTATTTCCTGTCCACTGACATGATGTCATGGGATGAGAGTGCAGAGAACTGCACTGGGATGGGCTCCCAGCTGGTGGTGATCACCAGCAAGGCAGAGCAG GAATTCCTCTCTGAGCAGATAAGGCAATCTAAAGAACCTAAACGAGACAATTCATACATTGGACTGTTTGCAATGCAGGGGGGGCAGTGGCAGTGGGTGGACAAGACTCCCTACAATGTGACAGCAGC GTTCTGGCCAAAAGGAGAACCAAGTGAAGGCTATGATGAGAATTGCGTTATAATCTACAGGGATACTGAACTACCCAACAACTGGAATAGTGTCAGATGTTTGAACTATCATCGAATttgtgaagctgcagcagtAACTGTGTGA
- the LOC131080415 gene encoding C-type lectin domain family 4 member E-like yields the protein MNGQGRVSPGSAAPAEERGCSWLNIWVFLIFALAIKAAIVTICLVALLDGSSGHYKILLQNSTEWFCAPSSSAEKVDGWMCCPKGWRRFQGSCYFLSTDMMSWDESARNCTGMGSQLVVITSKAEQEFLFNLTKEKATSLYETKYYIGLAAYKNGKWQWVDQTPYESTVTFWKPGEPNLLFAEKCAAIHVKGKTDPNTYSNWNNVLCITSCYRICEQAVKLL from the exons ATGAATGGCCAAGGGAGGGTCAGTCCTGGAAGTGCAG ccccagcagaagagagaggctgctcctggctgaaCATCTGGGTCTTCCTTATTTTTGCCCTTGCAATCAAAGCTGCCATTGTGACCATCTGTCTTG TGGCGTTACTTGATGGAAGCTCTGGCCATTACAAGATTCTCCTCCAGAACTCTACTGAGTGGTTCTGTGCCCCCAGCAGTTCTGCAGAGAAAG tGGATGGCTGGATGTGCTGCCCAAAGGGCTGGAGAAGGTTTCAAGGAAGCTGCTATTTCCTGTCCACTGACATGATGTCATGGGATGAGAGTGCACGGAACTGCACTGGGATGGGCTCCCAGCTGGTGGTGATCACCAGCAAGGCAGAGCAG gaatttCTCTTCAACttgacaaaagaaaaagctaCTAGCCTCTATGAAACAAAATACTACATAGGCTTAGCTGCTTACAAAAATGGGAAGTGGCAGTGGGTGGATCAGACTCCATATGAGAGTACAGTGAC GTTCTGGAAGCCTGGGGAGCCCAATTTACTCTTTGCAGAAAAATGTGCTGCAATTCATGTCAAGGGAAAGACAGACCCCAACACTTACAGTAACTGGAATAATGTCCTTTGCATCACAAGTTGCTATCGAATTTGTGAACAGGCAGTCAAACTTCTCTGA